One window of the Onthophagus taurus isolate NC unplaced genomic scaffold, IU_Otau_3.0 ScKx7SY_16, whole genome shotgun sequence genome contains the following:
- the LOC111417051 gene encoding uncharacterized protein isoform X4, producing MEILDKCTEFDQKHSNSPTRPKPAKFPAIPDDGIGGVELRRSESSSNRKEYAQTIHETTNSIKGFTKGPYKLKGDNNTKLKVDNGKIEIGEHQIQFFSNDCLLRTEMVEGKVEIEKHQITYKTKDGIRTVVFKNPIRNQDSILADSRNFLRKFLRRRSDKHLLEKKGILKNENVFGNKLPVLRDRFEGNAVPPFVKKIMALIEQEDNIKTEYIYRISGNMAVIQKIRLQIDENNIKILDKHVKDVEVLTGTLKLFYRELVDPVLPHKDFEKLNKIMENTKLSPNERSTQVIETINEIESPFKENLKELIEHLLKIESNSSYNKMTLQSLAIVWGPSLIWYQQDKNPDPGYNAVNFSLLANKVVEMIFVSYKMDLQQLTSSEFRGEETKIKEDLAMVPEEKVIERQFSEEGTTKNTMASFVGGIFGLKKTESKEALFGSSWSLSSFGSESKKVNDNPFYDYPFESLPKRENESIPWVVCDILKVLEGKVGTKDLYITSSSKEYMNKFKRRISKKNPDISKMEPLDLAIILLKILKELNDKLVPEEIFLDYCDNYERLTSDQRKRLVETHLENLPKDRKLTLEKIMEHLFNMFQHPNTNRNAIGNVWLPIFCCTTKISDHSLTFTRLIFNYYEQKLFPNAIPISNLENKAENKNINKPFEYQVKIRNEEGEWKTTYSETTTTTSMQNKIPTKEDVKNNFSNAQLNSIANSMGKNVQGLNKYSTKWRNVGAEKKS from the exons atg GAGATTCTTGATAAATGCACGGAATTCGACCAAAAACATTCCAATTCACCGACGAGGCCTAAACCAGCGAAATTCCCGGCGATTCCTGATGATGGCATCGGTGGGGTTGAGTTAAGGAGAAGCGAATCGAGCTCGAATAGGAAGGAATACGCTCAAACTATTCATGAAACTACGAATAGTATTAAAGG tttcACAAAAGGACCATACAAATTAAAAGGTGACAACAACACAAAACTAAAAGTTGACAATGGAAAGATCGAAATCGGAGAGCACCAAATCCAATTTTTCAGCAACGATTGCCTACTCAGGACGGAAATGGTCGAAGGAAAAGTAGAAATCGAAAAACACCAAATCACCTACAAAACGAAAGACGGAATTAGAACcgtcgtttttaaaaatcccaTTCGAAATCAAGACTCGATTTTGGCCGACAGCCGAAACTTTTTGCGCAAATTCTTGAGGCGTCGTTCCGATAAacatttattagaaaaaaagggTATATTAAAGAACGAAAATGTTTTCGGGAATAAATTACCCGTTTTGAGGGATCGTTTTGAAGGAAACGCCGTTCCTCCCtttgtcaaaaaaatcatGGCTTTAATCGAGCAAGAAGATAACATCAAAACGGAGTACATTTATAGGATTTCCGGGAATATGGCtgttatacaaaaaattaggCTACAAATCGACGAgaataacatcaaaattttgGATAAACACGTCAAAGACGTCGAAGTTTTAACCggaactttaaaattattttatagagAATTGGTCGACCCAGTTTTGCCCCATAAAGATTTTGAGAAGCTAAATAAAATCATGG aaaacacaAAGCTTAGCCCAAACGAACGCTCAACCCAAGTAATCGAAACAATAAACGAAATCGAATCCCCTTTTAAAGAGAACCTAAAAGAATTAATCGagcatttattaaaaatcgaatCAAACAGCTCCTACAACAAAATGACCCTACAAAGTTTAGCGATCGTTTGGGGCCCCTCTTTAATTTGGTACCAACAAGATAAAAACCCCGATCCGGGTTACAACGCGgttaattttagtttgttGGCGAATAAAGTGGTGGAAATGATTTTCGTCTCGTACAAAATGGATTTGCAACAATTAACTTCATCC gaatttaGGGGCGAAGAAACTAAGATTAAAGAGGATTTAGCGATGGTTCCGGAAGAAAAAGTAATCGAACGGCAATTTTCGGAAGAAGGAACAACCAAAAATACGATGGCTTCGTTTGTTGGTGGAATTTTCGGGCTTAAAAAGACCGAATCTAAGGAAGCTTTATTTGGGAGCAGTTGGAGTTTAAGCTCGTTTGGATCGGAATCGAAAAAAg ttaatgATAATCCTTTTTATGATTATCCGTTCGAATCTTTGCCGAAGCGCGAAAATGAATCGATCCCGTGGGTGGTTTGCgatattttaaaggttttagAAGGAAAAGTAGGTACGAAAGATCTCTACATAACCTCTTCGAGTAAAGAGTacatgaataaatttaaaaggagGATTTCCAAAAAAAACCCAGATATAAGCAAGATGGAGCCGTTGGATTTAGCGATAATATTGTTAAAGattctaaaagaattaaacGATAAATTAGTCCccgaagaaatatttttggattATTGCGACAATTacg AAAGACTTACCTCGGATCAAAGAAAAAGGCTCGTCGAAACTCATCTTGAGAATCTCCCCAAAGACCGGAAACTAACCCTAGAAAAAATAATGGAACATTTATTCAACATGTTTCAGCACCCAAACACCAATAGAAACGCAATTGGAAACGTTTGGTTaccaattttttgttgtacaacTAAAATTAGTGACCACTCATTAACTTTTACTcgcttaatttttaattattatgaacaaaaattgtttcccAACGCAATTCCTATCtctaatttagaaaataaggcggaaaataaaaatattaataaaccgTTTGAGTATCAAGTGAAAATACGCAACGAAGAGGGCGAATGGAAAACGACATATTCCGAAACGACGACAACAACGTCGatgcaaaataaaattccaACCAAGGAggatgttaaaaataattttagtaacGCGCAACTAAATAGTATCGCAAATAGCATGGGGAAAAACGTGCaaggtttaaataaatattcaacgAAATGGAGAAATGTTGGTGCGGAAAAGAAATcgtga
- the LOC111417051 gene encoding uncharacterized protein isoform X2, whose translation MNSKSTSVQNAYNRVDLTSILRTNEQYRKQRRLHNSENRRSRSMDDIASFVIEEKPPSKRWGNLKKSKSVCIRRKNLSDQQRIEELIKKHRATEILDKCTEFDQKHSNSPTRPKPAKFPAIPDDGIGGVELRRSESSSNRKEYAQTIHETTNSIKGFTKGPYKLKGDNNTKLKVDNGKIEIGEHQIQFFSNDCLLRTEMVEGKVEIEKHQITYKTKDGIRTVVFKNPIRNQDSILADSRNFLRKFLRRRSDKHLLEKKGILKNENVFGNKLPVLRDRFEGNAVPPFVKKIMALIEQEDNIKTEYIYRISGNMAVIQKIRLQIDENNIKILDKHVKDVEVLTGTLKLFYRELVDPVLPHKDFEKLNKIMENTKLSPNERSTQVIETINEIESPFKENLKELIEHLLKIESNSSYNKMTLQSLAIVWGPSLIWYQQDKNPDPGYNAVNFSLLANKVVEMIFVSYKMDLQQLTSSEFRGEETKIKEDLAMVPEEKVIERQFSEEGTTKNTMASFVGGIFGLKKTESKEALFGSSWSLSSFGSESKKVNDNPFYDYPFESLPKRENESIPWVVCDILKVLEGKVGTKDLYITSSSKEYMNKFKRRISKKNPDISKMEPLDLAIILLKILKELNDKLVPEEIFLDYCDNYERLTSDQRKRLVETHLENLPKDRKLTLEKIMEHLFNMFQHPNTNRNAIGNVWLPIFCCTTKISDHSLTFTRLIFNYYEQKLFPNAIPISNLENKAENKNINKPFEYQVKIRNEEGEWKTTYSETTTTTSMQNKIPTKEDVKNNFSNAQLNSIANSMGKNVQGLNKYSTKWRNVGAEKKS comes from the exons ATGAATTCGAAATCAACTTCTGTCCAAAACGCGTATAATCGGGTTGATTTAACGTCGATTTTGCGGACAAACGAGCAATATCGGAAGCAAAGAAGGCTTCATAACAGTGAAAATCGCCGTTCGAGATCGATGGATGATATCGCCAGTTTTGTTATCGAGGAAAAACCGCCTTCGAAACGGTGGGGTAACCTCAAGAAAAGTAAAAGTGTTTGTATAAGAAGGAAAAATCTTTCCGATCAACAGCGAATCGAGGAGTTAATTAAGAAACATCGTGCCACG GAGATTCTTGATAAATGCACGGAATTCGACCAAAAACATTCCAATTCACCGACGAGGCCTAAACCAGCGAAATTCCCGGCGATTCCTGATGATGGCATCGGTGGGGTTGAGTTAAGGAGAAGCGAATCGAGCTCGAATAGGAAGGAATACGCTCAAACTATTCATGAAACTACGAATAGTATTAAAGG tttcACAAAAGGACCATACAAATTAAAAGGTGACAACAACACAAAACTAAAAGTTGACAATGGAAAGATCGAAATCGGAGAGCACCAAATCCAATTTTTCAGCAACGATTGCCTACTCAGGACGGAAATGGTCGAAGGAAAAGTAGAAATCGAAAAACACCAAATCACCTACAAAACGAAAGACGGAATTAGAACcgtcgtttttaaaaatcccaTTCGAAATCAAGACTCGATTTTGGCCGACAGCCGAAACTTTTTGCGCAAATTCTTGAGGCGTCGTTCCGATAAacatttattagaaaaaaagggTATATTAAAGAACGAAAATGTTTTCGGGAATAAATTACCCGTTTTGAGGGATCGTTTTGAAGGAAACGCCGTTCCTCCCtttgtcaaaaaaatcatGGCTTTAATCGAGCAAGAAGATAACATCAAAACGGAGTACATTTATAGGATTTCCGGGAATATGGCtgttatacaaaaaattaggCTACAAATCGACGAgaataacatcaaaattttgGATAAACACGTCAAAGACGTCGAAGTTTTAACCggaactttaaaattattttatagagAATTGGTCGACCCAGTTTTGCCCCATAAAGATTTTGAGAAGCTAAATAAAATCATGG aaaacacaAAGCTTAGCCCAAACGAACGCTCAACCCAAGTAATCGAAACAATAAACGAAATCGAATCCCCTTTTAAAGAGAACCTAAAAGAATTAATCGagcatttattaaaaatcgaatCAAACAGCTCCTACAACAAAATGACCCTACAAAGTTTAGCGATCGTTTGGGGCCCCTCTTTAATTTGGTACCAACAAGATAAAAACCCCGATCCGGGTTACAACGCGgttaattttagtttgttGGCGAATAAAGTGGTGGAAATGATTTTCGTCTCGTACAAAATGGATTTGCAACAATTAACTTCATCC gaatttaGGGGCGAAGAAACTAAGATTAAAGAGGATTTAGCGATGGTTCCGGAAGAAAAAGTAATCGAACGGCAATTTTCGGAAGAAGGAACAACCAAAAATACGATGGCTTCGTTTGTTGGTGGAATTTTCGGGCTTAAAAAGACCGAATCTAAGGAAGCTTTATTTGGGAGCAGTTGGAGTTTAAGCTCGTTTGGATCGGAATCGAAAAAAg ttaatgATAATCCTTTTTATGATTATCCGTTCGAATCTTTGCCGAAGCGCGAAAATGAATCGATCCCGTGGGTGGTTTGCgatattttaaaggttttagAAGGAAAAGTAGGTACGAAAGATCTCTACATAACCTCTTCGAGTAAAGAGTacatgaataaatttaaaaggagGATTTCCAAAAAAAACCCAGATATAAGCAAGATGGAGCCGTTGGATTTAGCGATAATATTGTTAAAGattctaaaagaattaaacGATAAATTAGTCCccgaagaaatatttttggattATTGCGACAATTacg AAAGACTTACCTCGGATCAAAGAAAAAGGCTCGTCGAAACTCATCTTGAGAATCTCCCCAAAGACCGGAAACTAACCCTAGAAAAAATAATGGAACATTTATTCAACATGTTTCAGCACCCAAACACCAATAGAAACGCAATTGGAAACGTTTGGTTaccaattttttgttgtacaacTAAAATTAGTGACCACTCATTAACTTTTACTcgcttaatttttaattattatgaacaaaaattgtttcccAACGCAATTCCTATCtctaatttagaaaataaggcggaaaataaaaatattaataaaccgTTTGAGTATCAAGTGAAAATACGCAACGAAGAGGGCGAATGGAAAACGACATATTCCGAAACGACGACAACAACGTCGatgcaaaataaaattccaACCAAGGAggatgttaaaaataattttagtaacGCGCAACTAAATAGTATCGCAAATAGCATGGGGAAAAACGTGCaaggtttaaataaatattcaacgAAATGGAGAAATGTTGGTGCGGAAAAGAAATcgtga
- the LOC111417051 gene encoding uncharacterized protein isoform X1 yields the protein MFKSEEIPDSLTCWLEELRFRTENYEPSRYFRPNSSEFSLLLCSKQENKEISMHKDSNNSKSVYVRLWECTSSGSGQSSADCKINFAEERPVSTVFQECVEQEFNKRPVKVEKVEFYLTKDVLHWITNLWYSSEEEDEFEEEILDKCTEFDQKHSNSPTRPKPAKFPAIPDDGIGGVELRRSESSSNRKEYAQTIHETTNSIKGFTKGPYKLKGDNNTKLKVDNGKIEIGEHQIQFFSNDCLLRTEMVEGKVEIEKHQITYKTKDGIRTVVFKNPIRNQDSILADSRNFLRKFLRRRSDKHLLEKKGILKNENVFGNKLPVLRDRFEGNAVPPFVKKIMALIEQEDNIKTEYIYRISGNMAVIQKIRLQIDENNIKILDKHVKDVEVLTGTLKLFYRELVDPVLPHKDFEKLNKIMENTKLSPNERSTQVIETINEIESPFKENLKELIEHLLKIESNSSYNKMTLQSLAIVWGPSLIWYQQDKNPDPGYNAVNFSLLANKVVEMIFVSYKMDLQQLTSSEFRGEETKIKEDLAMVPEEKVIERQFSEEGTTKNTMASFVGGIFGLKKTESKEALFGSSWSLSSFGSESKKVNDNPFYDYPFESLPKRENESIPWVVCDILKVLEGKVGTKDLYITSSSKEYMNKFKRRISKKNPDISKMEPLDLAIILLKILKELNDKLVPEEIFLDYCDNYERLTSDQRKRLVETHLENLPKDRKLTLEKIMEHLFNMFQHPNTNRNAIGNVWLPIFCCTTKISDHSLTFTRLIFNYYEQKLFPNAIPISNLENKAENKNINKPFEYQVKIRNEEGEWKTTYSETTTTTSMQNKIPTKEDVKNNFSNAQLNSIANSMGKNVQGLNKYSTKWRNVGAEKKS from the exons ATGTTTAAATCGGAGGAAATTCCCGATAGTTTAACTTGTTGGTTGGAGGAGTTGCGTTTTCGTACGGAAAATTACGAGCCGTCGCGGTATTTTCGACCGAACTCGTCGGAGTTTTCGTTGTTGTTGTGTTcgaaacaagaaaataagGAGATTAGTATGCACAAAGATTCGAATAATTCGAAAAGTGTTTACGTTCGGCTTTGGGAGTGCACGTCGAGCGGTTCCGGGCAAAGTTCGGCcgattgtaaaattaatttcgcgGAAGAACGACCGGTTTCGACCGTTTTTCAAGAATGCGTCGAACAGGAATTTAATAAACGTCCGGTTAAAGTCGAAAAAGTCGAGTTTTATTTAACCAAAGATGTTCTTCACTGGATTACCAATTTGTGGTATAGTAGCGAGGAAGAAGATGAATTTGAagag GAGATTCTTGATAAATGCACGGAATTCGACCAAAAACATTCCAATTCACCGACGAGGCCTAAACCAGCGAAATTCCCGGCGATTCCTGATGATGGCATCGGTGGGGTTGAGTTAAGGAGAAGCGAATCGAGCTCGAATAGGAAGGAATACGCTCAAACTATTCATGAAACTACGAATAGTATTAAAGG tttcACAAAAGGACCATACAAATTAAAAGGTGACAACAACACAAAACTAAAAGTTGACAATGGAAAGATCGAAATCGGAGAGCACCAAATCCAATTTTTCAGCAACGATTGCCTACTCAGGACGGAAATGGTCGAAGGAAAAGTAGAAATCGAAAAACACCAAATCACCTACAAAACGAAAGACGGAATTAGAACcgtcgtttttaaaaatcccaTTCGAAATCAAGACTCGATTTTGGCCGACAGCCGAAACTTTTTGCGCAAATTCTTGAGGCGTCGTTCCGATAAacatttattagaaaaaaagggTATATTAAAGAACGAAAATGTTTTCGGGAATAAATTACCCGTTTTGAGGGATCGTTTTGAAGGAAACGCCGTTCCTCCCtttgtcaaaaaaatcatGGCTTTAATCGAGCAAGAAGATAACATCAAAACGGAGTACATTTATAGGATTTCCGGGAATATGGCtgttatacaaaaaattaggCTACAAATCGACGAgaataacatcaaaattttgGATAAACACGTCAAAGACGTCGAAGTTTTAACCggaactttaaaattattttatagagAATTGGTCGACCCAGTTTTGCCCCATAAAGATTTTGAGAAGCTAAATAAAATCATGG aaaacacaAAGCTTAGCCCAAACGAACGCTCAACCCAAGTAATCGAAACAATAAACGAAATCGAATCCCCTTTTAAAGAGAACCTAAAAGAATTAATCGagcatttattaaaaatcgaatCAAACAGCTCCTACAACAAAATGACCCTACAAAGTTTAGCGATCGTTTGGGGCCCCTCTTTAATTTGGTACCAACAAGATAAAAACCCCGATCCGGGTTACAACGCGgttaattttagtttgttGGCGAATAAAGTGGTGGAAATGATTTTCGTCTCGTACAAAATGGATTTGCAACAATTAACTTCATCC gaatttaGGGGCGAAGAAACTAAGATTAAAGAGGATTTAGCGATGGTTCCGGAAGAAAAAGTAATCGAACGGCAATTTTCGGAAGAAGGAACAACCAAAAATACGATGGCTTCGTTTGTTGGTGGAATTTTCGGGCTTAAAAAGACCGAATCTAAGGAAGCTTTATTTGGGAGCAGTTGGAGTTTAAGCTCGTTTGGATCGGAATCGAAAAAAg ttaatgATAATCCTTTTTATGATTATCCGTTCGAATCTTTGCCGAAGCGCGAAAATGAATCGATCCCGTGGGTGGTTTGCgatattttaaaggttttagAAGGAAAAGTAGGTACGAAAGATCTCTACATAACCTCTTCGAGTAAAGAGTacatgaataaatttaaaaggagGATTTCCAAAAAAAACCCAGATATAAGCAAGATGGAGCCGTTGGATTTAGCGATAATATTGTTAAAGattctaaaagaattaaacGATAAATTAGTCCccgaagaaatatttttggattATTGCGACAATTacg AAAGACTTACCTCGGATCAAAGAAAAAGGCTCGTCGAAACTCATCTTGAGAATCTCCCCAAAGACCGGAAACTAACCCTAGAAAAAATAATGGAACATTTATTCAACATGTTTCAGCACCCAAACACCAATAGAAACGCAATTGGAAACGTTTGGTTaccaattttttgttgtacaacTAAAATTAGTGACCACTCATTAACTTTTACTcgcttaatttttaattattatgaacaaaaattgtttcccAACGCAATTCCTATCtctaatttagaaaataaggcggaaaataaaaatattaataaaccgTTTGAGTATCAAGTGAAAATACGCAACGAAGAGGGCGAATGGAAAACGACATATTCCGAAACGACGACAACAACGTCGatgcaaaataaaattccaACCAAGGAggatgttaaaaataattttagtaacGCGCAACTAAATAGTATCGCAAATAGCATGGGGAAAAACGTGCaaggtttaaataaatattcaacgAAATGGAGAAATGTTGGTGCGGAAAAGAAATcgtga
- the LOC111417051 gene encoding uncharacterized protein isoform X3, with protein MRSILGVEEILDKCTEFDQKHSNSPTRPKPAKFPAIPDDGIGGVELRRSESSSNRKEYAQTIHETTNSIKGFTKGPYKLKGDNNTKLKVDNGKIEIGEHQIQFFSNDCLLRTEMVEGKVEIEKHQITYKTKDGIRTVVFKNPIRNQDSILADSRNFLRKFLRRRSDKHLLEKKGILKNENVFGNKLPVLRDRFEGNAVPPFVKKIMALIEQEDNIKTEYIYRISGNMAVIQKIRLQIDENNIKILDKHVKDVEVLTGTLKLFYRELVDPVLPHKDFEKLNKIMENTKLSPNERSTQVIETINEIESPFKENLKELIEHLLKIESNSSYNKMTLQSLAIVWGPSLIWYQQDKNPDPGYNAVNFSLLANKVVEMIFVSYKMDLQQLTSSEFRGEETKIKEDLAMVPEEKVIERQFSEEGTTKNTMASFVGGIFGLKKTESKEALFGSSWSLSSFGSESKKVNDNPFYDYPFESLPKRENESIPWVVCDILKVLEGKVGTKDLYITSSSKEYMNKFKRRISKKNPDISKMEPLDLAIILLKILKELNDKLVPEEIFLDYCDNYERLTSDQRKRLVETHLENLPKDRKLTLEKIMEHLFNMFQHPNTNRNAIGNVWLPIFCCTTKISDHSLTFTRLIFNYYEQKLFPNAIPISNLENKAENKNINKPFEYQVKIRNEEGEWKTTYSETTTTTSMQNKIPTKEDVKNNFSNAQLNSIANSMGKNVQGLNKYSTKWRNVGAEKKS; from the exons ATGAGATCAATTTTGGGcgttgag GAGATTCTTGATAAATGCACGGAATTCGACCAAAAACATTCCAATTCACCGACGAGGCCTAAACCAGCGAAATTCCCGGCGATTCCTGATGATGGCATCGGTGGGGTTGAGTTAAGGAGAAGCGAATCGAGCTCGAATAGGAAGGAATACGCTCAAACTATTCATGAAACTACGAATAGTATTAAAGG tttcACAAAAGGACCATACAAATTAAAAGGTGACAACAACACAAAACTAAAAGTTGACAATGGAAAGATCGAAATCGGAGAGCACCAAATCCAATTTTTCAGCAACGATTGCCTACTCAGGACGGAAATGGTCGAAGGAAAAGTAGAAATCGAAAAACACCAAATCACCTACAAAACGAAAGACGGAATTAGAACcgtcgtttttaaaaatcccaTTCGAAATCAAGACTCGATTTTGGCCGACAGCCGAAACTTTTTGCGCAAATTCTTGAGGCGTCGTTCCGATAAacatttattagaaaaaaagggTATATTAAAGAACGAAAATGTTTTCGGGAATAAATTACCCGTTTTGAGGGATCGTTTTGAAGGAAACGCCGTTCCTCCCtttgtcaaaaaaatcatGGCTTTAATCGAGCAAGAAGATAACATCAAAACGGAGTACATTTATAGGATTTCCGGGAATATGGCtgttatacaaaaaattaggCTACAAATCGACGAgaataacatcaaaattttgGATAAACACGTCAAAGACGTCGAAGTTTTAACCggaactttaaaattattttatagagAATTGGTCGACCCAGTTTTGCCCCATAAAGATTTTGAGAAGCTAAATAAAATCATGG aaaacacaAAGCTTAGCCCAAACGAACGCTCAACCCAAGTAATCGAAACAATAAACGAAATCGAATCCCCTTTTAAAGAGAACCTAAAAGAATTAATCGagcatttattaaaaatcgaatCAAACAGCTCCTACAACAAAATGACCCTACAAAGTTTAGCGATCGTTTGGGGCCCCTCTTTAATTTGGTACCAACAAGATAAAAACCCCGATCCGGGTTACAACGCGgttaattttagtttgttGGCGAATAAAGTGGTGGAAATGATTTTCGTCTCGTACAAAATGGATTTGCAACAATTAACTTCATCC gaatttaGGGGCGAAGAAACTAAGATTAAAGAGGATTTAGCGATGGTTCCGGAAGAAAAAGTAATCGAACGGCAATTTTCGGAAGAAGGAACAACCAAAAATACGATGGCTTCGTTTGTTGGTGGAATTTTCGGGCTTAAAAAGACCGAATCTAAGGAAGCTTTATTTGGGAGCAGTTGGAGTTTAAGCTCGTTTGGATCGGAATCGAAAAAAg ttaatgATAATCCTTTTTATGATTATCCGTTCGAATCTTTGCCGAAGCGCGAAAATGAATCGATCCCGTGGGTGGTTTGCgatattttaaaggttttagAAGGAAAAGTAGGTACGAAAGATCTCTACATAACCTCTTCGAGTAAAGAGTacatgaataaatttaaaaggagGATTTCCAAAAAAAACCCAGATATAAGCAAGATGGAGCCGTTGGATTTAGCGATAATATTGTTAAAGattctaaaagaattaaacGATAAATTAGTCCccgaagaaatatttttggattATTGCGACAATTacg AAAGACTTACCTCGGATCAAAGAAAAAGGCTCGTCGAAACTCATCTTGAGAATCTCCCCAAAGACCGGAAACTAACCCTAGAAAAAATAATGGAACATTTATTCAACATGTTTCAGCACCCAAACACCAATAGAAACGCAATTGGAAACGTTTGGTTaccaattttttgttgtacaacTAAAATTAGTGACCACTCATTAACTTTTACTcgcttaatttttaattattatgaacaaaaattgtttcccAACGCAATTCCTATCtctaatttagaaaataaggcggaaaataaaaatattaataaaccgTTTGAGTATCAAGTGAAAATACGCAACGAAGAGGGCGAATGGAAAACGACATATTCCGAAACGACGACAACAACGTCGatgcaaaataaaattccaACCAAGGAggatgttaaaaataattttagtaacGCGCAACTAAATAGTATCGCAAATAGCATGGGGAAAAACGTGCaaggtttaaataaatattcaacgAAATGGAGAAATGTTGGTGCGGAAAAGAAATcgtga